Below is a genomic region from Coriobacteriia bacterium.
CCCAGGCCCTTGGCGGAGTTGCTGCTTTCATTGATGCCGAGCACGCACTTGACCCCGTCTATGCCGCCAAGATTGGCGTCGATATCGACGAGCTTCTCATCTCGCAGCCAGATACGGGCGAGCAAGCCCTCGAGATTTGCGACATGCTCGTGCGCTCCAATGCCGTCTCCTGCATCGTCATCGACTCCGTTGCCGCGCTTGTCCCGCGCGCAGAGATCGAGGGGGAGATAGGCGATGCCAGCGTTGGCTTGCAGGCGCGTCTCATGAGTCAGGCTCTGCGCAAGCTCGCGGGCTCCCTCTCCAAGTCAAACACCTGCTGCATCTTCATCAATCAGCTGCGTGAGAAGATCGGTGTCATGTTCGGTAGCCCGGAGACCACAACCGGCGGCCGTGCGCTCAAGTTCTTCTCATCCGTCCGTCTCGACATCCGTCGTATCGAGACCATCAAGGTTGATGGTGGTGCTGTGGGCAATCGCGTGCGTGTCAAGGTCGTCAAGAACAAGTGCTCTGCACCCTTTAGGCAGGCGGAGTTCGACATCATGTACGGCACTGGCATCTCGCGCGAGGGCAACATCCTCGATATGGCCGTCGATGAGAAAATAGTCACCAAGTCTGGTTCTTGGTATACCTACGGTGACGAGCGCTTGGGACAAGGTCGGGAAGCTGCGAAGAACGCCTTGGTCGAGAGCCCGGCACTGCGTCGCGAGATCGAGAACAAGGTGCGTGCCGCCATCGGTCTACCTGTCGAGTACGATGACGATGATGCCTTCACACTTGCCGATGTTCCGGCAGGTGCCTTCACCGGTTCGGAGAACCTTGCCGATTCCGCCGTAACCGAGGGCTCTGCTGCCGAGTAAACGCCTCGATGATGGTTACGTCCCAACGACATAGCGAGGCGATGGAAAAGATCAACGTGCTTGTTGGCGTTCGCGAGCGTAGCGTCAAGGAAGTTCGCGAACGCCTCGCCTCCTGCGATTTCACCCATGAGGAAGTCGAGGATGCCATCGAGACGGCCGTGCGCGTCAATCTTATCAACGAGGAGCGCTATACCCGTGCGTTCATTCGTGGCAAGACGCATTCGGGATGGGGGAGGATCAAGATTCTCGCGCGTCTCGCGGCCAATGGCATCGACGAGCAGACCATCGCCCTTTGCAGCGACGAGTTCTCTTCGACCAGAGACGAATATCAAGTCGCCATGGCTGAACTTTCCAAGCGCAAGGCCCATTCCAAGAATCCCTACGCAACCTACATGCGACGTCTTATCGGCAGGGGCTTTTCCTACGAGCTTTCGAATCGTGTCGTGCGCGACTATCTTTCCGCATAAATTGACATACTTGCATCAAGAAGCTCGTCGCTTTTGCCATCAATCCGTCCAGATATTACATTGACATGAACACTTCGATACTGTCACTCATATGGTAGGATAACGGGTGGCATTCATTTTTCCCTCGCATGTATGCGAGTTATATATGCGGGTTGCATATTCTATATCGTGGTTTTCCCAGCCCAACGCTGGTTTAATAGTATATGGATTGCAATGAGTGCCGGATGTATCCGGCCTTTTTCATCGGTACATCCAAACGTACTTATATGACATAGGAAAGGTACCAGTCAAAATGGAAATCGTTATCTACGTCGTTGTCGCGGTTGTCTGCCTCGCCGTAGGTTTCCTGGTCTCCCGCCTTGTTTCAGGTGGTAATGCAAAGAGTGCCATGGCCGAGGCCGAGCGCACACTTGCCGATGCCGAGAAATCCGCAGAGAACATTCGCCGTGAGGCAACAATCGAAGCAAAGGACGAAGCGCTCAAAATTAAGCAGCAGGCCGAGGAAGAGGCTCGCAGACAGACCGAGGAGGTCCGTCAGCAGAGCAAGGACATACAGGCACGTTCCGATCGCCTCGAACAGCGCGAGAACTCCCTCGACAAACGCAGTTCCGGGCTCGATAAGCGCGAGCAGCAGCTCAACAGCCTGCAGTCGCGCACCGAAAGTCTTAACAAGAAGCTTGAGACCA
It encodes:
- the recA gene encoding recombinase RecA, with amino-acid sequence MARTASKAKIPSEASKEEALKITKEQIRKKYGDGSIMRLGDEDSALDVEVIPTGALALDAALGIGGVPRGRIVEIYGPESSGKTTLSLQIVAEAQALGGVAAFIDAEHALDPVYAAKIGVDIDELLISQPDTGEQALEICDMLVRSNAVSCIVIDSVAALVPRAEIEGEIGDASVGLQARLMSQALRKLAGSLSKSNTCCIFINQLREKIGVMFGSPETTTGGRALKFFSSVRLDIRRIETIKVDGGAVGNRVRVKVVKNKCSAPFRQAEFDIMYGTGISREGNILDMAVDEKIVTKSGSWYTYGDERLGQGREAAKNALVESPALRREIENKVRAAIGLPVEYDDDDAFTLADVPAGAFTGSENLADSAVTEGSAAE